Proteins co-encoded in one Arthrobacter sp. ERGS1:01 genomic window:
- a CDS encoding IclR family transcriptional regulator codes for MTETQARALRGAETLGTSSPAPAVTRAAAVLDVIAQSDAGRLTLSDLARELGIPKSSTSNLLQALEDSGLITRVGADYALGIKLVELGAAYLSRRDEVREFYRFCEQAPTLKGETVRIAMLDGTNVIYLARYEGHPAVRLTSNIGDKMAVSLCGVGKALIARLHDHDLEELFPDDSPLPVMTPKSLTTGAELKREIAVIRELGYAQEDEESTLGVVCLGVAVPTRGAHGPSLGVSVTALKATFTPELRDSMVAELKELARTLGNPMG; via the coding sequence ATGACTGAAACGCAGGCCCGCGCCCTTCGTGGTGCTGAAACCCTGGGAACATCGTCCCCCGCCCCGGCGGTGACCCGTGCCGCGGCGGTCCTTGATGTCATTGCCCAGTCCGACGCCGGCCGGCTCACGCTCAGCGACCTGGCCCGCGAACTGGGGATTCCCAAGTCCTCCACCTCAAACCTCCTTCAGGCGCTTGAGGACTCCGGACTCATCACCCGCGTGGGCGCCGACTATGCACTGGGCATCAAACTCGTTGAACTCGGCGCGGCCTACCTGAGCCGCCGTGACGAGGTCCGGGAGTTCTACCGCTTCTGCGAGCAGGCGCCGACGCTCAAGGGGGAGACCGTTCGCATTGCGATGCTCGACGGCACGAACGTCATCTACCTGGCCCGCTATGAGGGCCACCCCGCCGTGCGCCTGACCTCCAATATTGGCGACAAGATGGCCGTATCCCTGTGCGGGGTGGGCAAGGCGCTGATTGCCCGGCTCCACGACCATGACCTTGAGGAACTGTTCCCGGACGATTCACCCCTTCCGGTCATGACGCCGAAGTCGCTGACGACGGGCGCCGAACTCAAGCGGGAAATCGCCGTGATCCGAGAACTCGGCTACGCCCAGGAGGATGAGGAGTCCACCCTGGGTGTGGTGTGCCTTGGCGTTGCCGTGCCCACGAGGGGCGCCCACGGTCCGAGCCTTGGCGTATCCGTCACGGCGTTGAAGGCAACTTTTACGCCGGAATTGCGCGATTCCATGGTGGCGGAGTTGAAGGAGCTGGCCCGAACCCTGGGCAATCCCATGGGTTAG
- the aceE gene encoding pyruvate dehydrogenase (acetyl-transferring), homodimeric type: MNVASGDNNSHILSGLTNQLPDRDPDETAEWLESLDALIADRGTERAQFIMRSLLQRAGAQSVGVPMVVTTDYVNTIPADQEPVFPGSEEIERKYRAWLRWNAAIMVHRSQRPDIGVGGHISTYAGAATLYEVGFNHFFRGKDHPGGGDQIFFQGHASPGMYARAFLEGRLSEEDLDGFRQEKSKEGHALSSYPHPRLMPEFWEFPTVSMGIGPMNAIYQAQSNRYLHNRGIKDTSDQQVWAFLGDGEMDEPESRGLLQLAANDKLDNLNFVVNCNLQRLDGPVRGNGKIVQELEAFFRGAGWNVIKVLWGREWDDLLARDTDGALVDVMNTTVDGDYQTYKAESGGFVREHFFGQTPQTKELAAHLSDDELWNLKRGGHDYHKVYAAYKAASEFKGKPTVILAHTVKGYGLGTHFEARNATHQMKKLTLQDLKDFRTHLHLPITDEQLEADPYRPPYYHPGPDSPEIQYLMERRAALGGFVPERRHNHTPVTLPGDKTYEVANRGSGKQHAATTMAFVRLLKDLMRDKDFGNRIVPIIPDEARTFGIDAFFPTAKIYNPNGQNYLSVDRDLVLAYKESVSGQIVHAGINEAGSVAAFTAAGTAYATHGEPLIPIYVFYSMFGFQRTGDQFWAAGDQMARGFIIGATAGRTTLTGEGLQHADGHSPILASTNPAVITYDPAYGYEIGVIIRAGLERMYGPASTDPNVMYYLTVYNEPILQPAAPENIDTEGITRGIYHLKTATIEGPKAQILASGVSVPWAIEAQHILAEEWGVAADIWSVTSWTELRRDGLAAEEHAFLYPNETPRTPYITAKMANATGPVIAVTDYMKAVPDQVRQFLPNDFATLGADGFGFSDTRAAARRHFKIDSHSVVIRTLQMLAHQGTIDPTLPQQAIQKYDLHNVNAGTTGNAGGDS; the protein is encoded by the coding sequence TTGAACGTGGCTTCAGGAGACAATAACTCCCATATCCTGAGCGGGTTGACTAATCAGTTGCCTGATCGTGATCCGGATGAGACTGCCGAGTGGTTGGAGTCTTTGGATGCGTTGATTGCGGATCGGGGTACTGAGCGTGCCCAGTTCATTATGCGGTCGCTGCTTCAGCGCGCTGGTGCGCAGAGTGTTGGCGTGCCGATGGTCGTGACGACGGATTATGTGAATACGATTCCTGCCGATCAGGAACCGGTGTTCCCGGGTAGTGAAGAGATCGAGCGGAAGTATCGGGCGTGGTTGCGGTGGAATGCTGCGATCATGGTCCATCGTTCCCAGCGCCCCGATATTGGTGTCGGCGGGCATATCTCCACCTATGCCGGGGCCGCGACCTTGTACGAGGTCGGCTTCAACCACTTCTTCCGCGGCAAGGACCACCCCGGTGGCGGAGACCAGATCTTCTTCCAGGGCCACGCCTCCCCCGGCATGTACGCCCGCGCCTTCCTCGAAGGCCGCCTGTCGGAGGAGGACTTGGATGGGTTCCGTCAGGAAAAGTCCAAGGAAGGCCACGCCCTCTCCTCCTACCCGCACCCGCGCCTGATGCCGGAGTTCTGGGAATTCCCGACCGTGTCGATGGGTATCGGCCCGATGAACGCGATCTACCAGGCCCAGTCCAACCGGTACCTGCATAACCGCGGCATCAAAGACACCTCCGACCAGCAAGTCTGGGCGTTTTTGGGCGATGGTGAGATGGATGAGCCCGAGTCTCGTGGCCTGCTCCAACTCGCCGCGAACGATAAACTCGATAACCTCAACTTCGTCGTTAACTGCAACCTCCAACGCCTCGATGGCCCGGTCCGTGGCAACGGCAAAATCGTCCAGGAACTCGAAGCGTTCTTCCGCGGTGCCGGCTGGAACGTCATCAAAGTCCTCTGGGGTCGGGAGTGGGATGACCTGCTCGCCCGCGATACCGACGGGGCCCTGGTCGATGTCATGAACACCACCGTTGATGGTGACTACCAAACGTATAAGGCCGAATCCGGTGGCTTCGTCCGTGAGCACTTCTTCGGCCAAACCCCGCAAACCAAGGAACTCGCCGCCCACCTCTCCGACGACGAGCTCTGGAATCTCAAGCGTGGCGGGCACGATTACCACAAGGTTTACGCCGCCTACAAGGCCGCGAGCGAGTTCAAGGGCAAGCCCACGGTGATCCTGGCCCACACGGTCAAGGGCTACGGCCTGGGCACCCACTTCGAGGCCCGCAACGCCACGCACCAGATGAAGAAACTCACCCTGCAGGACCTGAAGGACTTCCGCACCCACCTGCACCTGCCCATCACCGATGAGCAACTCGAAGCAGACCCGTACCGGCCCCCGTACTACCACCCCGGCCCGGACTCCCCCGAAATCCAATACCTCATGGAACGCCGCGCCGCGCTAGGCGGATTCGTCCCCGAACGCCGCCACAATCACACACCGGTAACCCTGCCGGGGGATAAAACCTACGAAGTCGCCAACCGTGGCTCCGGCAAACAACACGCCGCCACGACCATGGCCTTCGTCCGGTTACTCAAAGACCTCATGCGCGATAAGGACTTCGGCAACCGAATCGTCCCGATCATCCCCGACGAAGCCCGCACCTTCGGCATTGACGCGTTCTTCCCGACCGCGAAAATCTACAACCCGAACGGCCAAAACTACCTCTCCGTAGACCGCGACCTCGTCCTGGCCTACAAGGAATCCGTCTCCGGACAGATCGTGCACGCCGGCATCAACGAAGCCGGCTCCGTCGCCGCGTTCACCGCCGCCGGCACCGCCTACGCCACCCACGGCGAACCGTTGATCCCGATCTACGTCTTCTACTCCATGTTCGGCTTCCAACGCACCGGAGACCAGTTCTGGGCCGCCGGAGACCAAATGGCCCGCGGCTTCATCATCGGCGCGACCGCCGGACGAACCACCCTCACCGGTGAAGGACTCCAACACGCCGACGGACACTCCCCAATCCTGGCCTCCACCAACCCGGCCGTAATCACCTACGACCCCGCCTACGGCTACGAAATCGGTGTCATCATCCGCGCCGGCCTCGAGCGCATGTACGGGCCCGCCTCCACCGACCCCAACGTCATGTACTACCTCACCGTGTACAACGAACCCATCCTCCAACCCGCCGCCCCCGAAAACATCGACACCGAGGGCATCACCCGCGGCATCTACCACCTCAAAACCGCCACCATCGAAGGCCCCAAAGCCCAAATCCTGGCCTCCGGCGTCTCCGTCCCCTGGGCCATCGAAGCCCAACACATCCTCGCCGAGGAATGGGGAGTCGCCGCGGACATCTGGTCCGTGACCTCCTGGACCGAACTCCGACGCGACGGCCTCGCCGCCGAAGAACACGCCTTCCTCTACCCCAACGAAACCCCCCGCACCCCCTACATCACAGCGAAAATGGCCAACGCGACCGGCCCCGTCATCGCCGTCACCGACTACATGAAAGCCGTCCCGGACCAGGTACGCCAATTCCTGCCCAACGACTTCGCCACCCTCGGCGCCGACGGCTTCGGCTTCTCCGACACCCGCGCAGCCGCACGACGACACTTCAAAATCGACTCCCACTCCGTCGTCATCCGCACCCTCCAAATGCTCGCCCACCAAGGCACCATCGACCCCACCCTCCCCCAACAAGCCATCCAAAAATACGACCTCCACAACGTCAACGCAGGAACCACCGGCAACGCCGGCGGCGACAGCTAA
- a CDS encoding NAD(P)-dependent oxidoreductase yields MTQPTIGFVGLGYMGAPMAANLLDAGWPVTAWNRSPAALEALAARGSRTAATVAELRDAGVIIFMLPDLGFIEDAAAPLLDAWRAVPPAPGTVVVVMSSVSPQGVRGFGDAVVRASGGNAAVVDAPVSGGTVGAQNGTLAIMAGGDQGDFDRIRPVLDAMGTTVRLLGGLGAGSLAKACNQLLVGTTTAALAEAAELAERSGMDVAALFEVLAGGLAGSQVLTLAGPRIIAKDYTPTGPAKFMHKDLGFVLESAAVAGSAVPMATAGHALYGTLKEQGLGDMDLTVVRETIARLGGH; encoded by the coding sequence ATGACGCAACCCACCATCGGATTTGTCGGCCTCGGCTACATGGGTGCCCCCATGGCGGCGAATTTGCTCGACGCGGGCTGGCCCGTGACGGCCTGGAACAGGTCCCCGGCCGCCCTTGAGGCACTGGCGGCCCGCGGATCCCGCACCGCCGCGACCGTGGCAGAATTGCGCGACGCCGGCGTCATCATCTTCATGCTCCCGGATCTCGGCTTCATCGAAGACGCCGCGGCGCCGCTGCTCGACGCCTGGCGGGCCGTTCCGCCTGCGCCCGGCACCGTCGTCGTCGTCATGAGCAGCGTGTCGCCGCAGGGCGTGCGCGGCTTCGGGGACGCCGTGGTCCGGGCCAGCGGCGGCAACGCGGCCGTGGTTGACGCGCCCGTCAGCGGCGGCACCGTGGGCGCCCAAAACGGCACGCTCGCCATCATGGCCGGCGGCGACCAGGGCGACTTTGACCGCATCCGGCCCGTCCTCGACGCCATGGGCACCACCGTGCGCCTGCTGGGCGGGCTTGGCGCGGGCTCCCTCGCCAAGGCCTGCAACCAGCTCTTGGTGGGAACGACGACGGCGGCCCTCGCCGAGGCCGCCGAGCTCGCCGAACGCTCCGGCATGGACGTCGCGGCCCTGTTCGAGGTGCTGGCCGGCGGACTCGCCGGCAGCCAGGTGCTTACGCTCGCCGGGCCGCGGATCATCGCCAAGGACTACACGCCCACCGGCCCGGCCAAGTTCATGCACAAGGACCTCGGCTTCGTACTCGAAAGCGCCGCCGTCGCCGGTTCCGCGGTGCCCATGGCCACGGCGGGGCACGCGCTCTACGGGACGTTGAAGGAGCAGGGGCTCGGGGACATGGATTTGACCGTCGTCAGGGAGACCATTGCCCGGCTCGGCGGCCACTAG
- a CDS encoding class I SAM-dependent methyltransferase, protein MDGEGVGPDGAAARKVEQDRVAATSLWIAAARAAETARQDSLFSDPWAESLAGERGRAMFAAAPENPFLPVRTRYFDDRIRQACRPGTQLVLLGAGMDTRAFRLPLPASCAVYELDQAGVLEAKNHVLDRAHAACARTCIVADLAQPWMPLLHAAGFDPRLPTIWIAEGLLFYLSAAAVDSLLADTAEMSAPGSVFLADTFGTGLLETPALAPLVLARDKNGRELPFCTDDPGALFRSAGWSGVDVVQPGQPRADYGRFPHGAETRTPDMPATLRTYLVAASVGPAD, encoded by the coding sequence ATGGACGGCGAAGGTGTTGGACCGGACGGCGCAGCTGCGCGAAAGGTTGAGCAGGACAGGGTAGCTGCGACGTCATTGTGGATCGCGGCGGCCCGGGCCGCCGAAACCGCCCGCCAGGACAGCCTTTTTAGCGACCCGTGGGCGGAATCGCTGGCGGGGGAAAGGGGCCGGGCCATGTTCGCCGCGGCCCCGGAGAATCCGTTCCTGCCCGTGCGGACCCGCTACTTTGACGACCGGATCCGTCAGGCCTGCCGGCCCGGCACCCAGCTGGTGCTGCTCGGGGCCGGAATGGACACCCGGGCATTCCGTCTGCCCTTGCCCGCCTCATGCGCGGTCTACGAACTCGACCAGGCCGGCGTGCTGGAGGCGAAAAACCACGTCCTTGACCGCGCTCACGCCGCCTGCGCCCGGACGTGCATTGTGGCCGATCTGGCGCAGCCCTGGATGCCGCTCCTGCATGCGGCGGGATTTGACCCGCGGCTACCCACTATCTGGATCGCCGAGGGTCTGCTGTTCTACCTCAGCGCCGCCGCCGTGGACAGCCTCCTGGCGGATACCGCCGAGATGTCCGCGCCGGGCTCGGTCTTCCTGGCCGACACCTTCGGCACCGGGCTGCTGGAGACGCCGGCCCTGGCGCCCCTGGTCCTGGCGCGCGACAAAAATGGTCGCGAACTGCCGTTTTGCACCGACGACCCGGGGGCGTTGTTCCGCTCGGCAGGCTGGTCCGGCGTCGACGTCGTCCAACCCGGGCAGCCGCGGGCCGACTACGGGCGCTTTCCACACGGCGCCGAAACCCGGACTCCCGACATGCCGGCCACGCTGCGCACCTACCTGGTGGCGGCGTCCGTGGGGCCCGCCGACTGA
- a CDS encoding NAD-dependent protein deacetylase, with translation MDGVRPGIGETGFVRPGASGLDAVDGATCGATRLTDGQAAGLDQVLALFAGKPFALLTGAGLSTDSGIPDYRGPNAAPRKPVTYQEFTGDLSLRQRYWARNHLGWAQMHRAAPNAGHFAAAALERQGALTGIITQNVDRLHEDAGAANVVDLHGRFDRVVCLQCGEVYSRDFIATILGELNPGFLAAVEAAGGAGSAPDADADLESEALIAAFRIASCPLCGGMLKPDFVFFGENVPKDRVERAFAMVDSAGALLVAGSSLTVMSGLRFVRKAVKNGVPVAIVNRGATRGDELADIKLEAGVGESLSYLSAALGP, from the coding sequence ATGGACGGCGTGCGCCCCGGAATCGGTGAGACGGGTTTTGTCCGGCCCGGCGCCTCCGGTTTGGACGCCGTCGACGGCGCCACCTGCGGTGCCACCCGGCTGACGGACGGGCAGGCCGCGGGCCTGGACCAGGTGCTCGCGCTCTTTGCCGGCAAACCTTTTGCCCTGCTGACGGGTGCCGGCCTGAGTACCGACTCGGGGATCCCCGACTACCGCGGTCCCAACGCGGCGCCCCGCAAGCCGGTGACCTACCAGGAATTCACGGGGGATCTCTCGCTGCGCCAACGGTACTGGGCCCGCAACCACCTTGGCTGGGCGCAGATGCACCGCGCCGCGCCGAATGCCGGCCACTTTGCCGCCGCAGCGTTGGAACGGCAGGGTGCCCTGACCGGCATCATCACCCAAAATGTGGACAGGCTCCACGAAGACGCCGGAGCGGCTAACGTGGTGGACCTGCACGGCCGTTTCGACCGGGTGGTCTGCCTGCAATGCGGTGAGGTGTATTCACGGGACTTCATCGCCACCATCCTGGGCGAATTGAATCCGGGCTTCCTGGCGGCCGTTGAGGCGGCCGGCGGAGCGGGGAGTGCCCCGGACGCGGACGCCGACCTGGAAAGCGAGGCGCTGATTGCCGCGTTCAGGATCGCCTCCTGCCCCCTGTGCGGCGGCATGCTCAAACCCGATTTTGTGTTCTTTGGCGAAAACGTACCCAAGGACCGGGTGGAACGTGCCTTTGCCATGGTCGATTCCGCCGGGGCCCTCCTGGTGGCCGGCTCCTCGCTGACGGTGATGAGCGGACTGCGATTCGTGCGAAAAGCCGTCAAGAACGGTGTGCCCGTTGCCATCGTCAACCGGGGTGCCACGCGCGGGGACGAATTGGCCGACATCAAGCTGGAGGCCGGCGTGGGGGAATCGCTGAGCTACCTTTCCGCCGCGCTGGGGCCCTGA
- a CDS encoding DUF3052 domain-containing protein, with protein MSDADAGTVAKVAGNLGFKDGDLIQELGYDEDVDFDLRDGIEDLIGSEMFDEDDHDVVDAIIFWWRQDDGDLVDALVDSLTTLDEGGIVWILTPKSGRDGYVPPAEIQEAAPTAGLHVTTTAGVSTDWAATRLVPRKRQ; from the coding sequence GTGAGCGACGCCGACGCCGGCACCGTAGCCAAGGTGGCAGGCAATTTGGGGTTCAAGGATGGGGATCTCATCCAGGAACTCGGATACGACGAAGACGTTGATTTTGACCTTCGCGACGGCATCGAGGACCTAATTGGCTCCGAAATGTTTGACGAGGACGACCACGACGTGGTTGACGCGATCATTTTCTGGTGGCGCCAGGACGACGGCGACCTCGTTGACGCGCTGGTGGATTCACTGACCACCCTTGATGAGGGCGGGATCGTGTGGATCCTCACCCCAAAGTCCGGCCGTGACGGCTATGTGCCGCCGGCGGAAATCCAGGAAGCCGCCCCCACGGCAGGTCTGCACGTGACCACCACGGCGGGCGTTTCCACAGACTGGGCCGCTACACGCCTGGTCCCGCGCAAGCGCCAGTAA
- a CDS encoding MFS transporter, with protein MTTHQPSRTTTAADPDSTPVDPDQLRRATLASSVGSALEYYDFYIYGLATALIFGPLFFSPLGDAGALIASFATYGVGFAARPFGGLVFGYIGDRFGRKQVLLLTIGLMGTASFAIGLLPTYKQAGMVGAILLVLLRILQGLGAGAEQAGATTLISEVAPRKRRGFFAALPFVGIQVGTLLGAGTFALLGMANPAVLEGWLWRVPFLASIILIGVAVFIRLRLKETPVFQELEKHKNVNKNPIGVLWRTSKKNVLIGIGLRMGENGNSSIYSTLLVAFMAGKGGVFDGDKFIGPTGLLIAAGFSAVMVVVFGALSDRVGRVKVYRYGALFQAVFAIPAFYLISLGNVTLVWVVMSVGIALGVQSMLGPQCALLPELFGSTHRFTGVAMSREISAVFAGGIAPLVGGVLLAATGHSWVVLAVYSLVLAGISFVTTFFTPETVGRDLVQTRDA; from the coding sequence GTGACTACTCATCAGCCTTCGCGGACCACCACCGCGGCAGACCCGGACTCTACTCCGGTTGACCCCGACCAGCTGCGGCGGGCGACGCTGGCCAGCTCTGTTGGCTCGGCGCTCGAATACTACGACTTCTACATTTACGGCCTGGCCACGGCACTGATCTTCGGGCCGCTCTTCTTTTCGCCGCTGGGCGATGCCGGCGCCCTGATCGCCTCCTTCGCCACCTATGGAGTGGGTTTCGCCGCCCGTCCCTTTGGCGGACTGGTCTTTGGCTATATCGGCGACAGGTTCGGCCGCAAGCAGGTCCTGCTGCTGACCATCGGCCTGATGGGCACCGCATCCTTCGCGATCGGCCTGCTGCCCACCTACAAGCAGGCCGGGATGGTCGGCGCCATCTTGCTGGTGCTGCTGCGGATCCTCCAGGGCCTGGGTGCCGGCGCCGAGCAGGCGGGCGCCACCACGCTCATTTCCGAGGTGGCCCCGCGGAAGCGGCGCGGCTTCTTCGCCGCCCTGCCGTTCGTCGGCATCCAGGTGGGCACCCTGCTCGGTGCCGGCACCTTCGCCCTGCTCGGCATGGCCAACCCGGCCGTCCTTGAAGGCTGGCTGTGGCGGGTACCCTTCCTTGCCAGCATTATCCTGATTGGTGTCGCCGTCTTCATCCGCCTGCGACTCAAGGAGACTCCCGTCTTCCAGGAGCTGGAGAAGCACAAGAACGTCAACAAGAACCCCATCGGCGTGCTGTGGCGGACGTCCAAGAAGAACGTGCTGATCGGCATCGGCCTGCGCATGGGCGAGAACGGCAACTCCAGCATCTACTCCACCCTGTTGGTGGCATTCATGGCCGGCAAGGGAGGCGTCTTCGATGGCGACAAGTTCATCGGCCCCACCGGCCTGCTGATCGCCGCCGGCTTCTCCGCCGTCATGGTGGTCGTCTTCGGCGCCCTCTCCGACCGGGTGGGCCGGGTCAAGGTGTACCGCTACGGAGCCCTTTTCCAGGCTGTCTTCGCCATCCCGGCGTTCTACCTGATCTCCCTCGGCAACGTCACCCTGGTGTGGGTGGTCATGAGCGTCGGCATCGCCCTCGGCGTGCAGTCAATGCTTGGCCCGCAGTGCGCCCTGCTGCCCGAGCTCTTCGGTTCCACCCACCGCTTCACCGGCGTGGCCATGAGCCGGGAGATCTCCGCCGTGTTTGCCGGCGGCATCGCGCCACTGGTTGGCGGCGTCCTGCTGGCCGCGACCGGTCACTCCTGGGTGGTCCTGGCCGTGTACTCCCTGGTCCTGGCGGGTATCTCCTTCGTCACCACGTTCTTCACCCCGGAAACCGTAGGCCGTGACCTGGTCCAGACCCGGGACGCGTAA
- a CDS encoding D-2-hydroxyacid dehydrogenase yields the protein MMNTMTPQNLTVAIAVPLEAEHVESIRAAHPSVTVLYEPELLPPERFPADHSGDPAFRRTPAQEERYWEMLHSADVLYGLPNESPAGLAKIAGSEKLQWIQAMAAGAGGAVKAAKLEPEALERITVTTAAGVHSLPLAEFAVMGILNGFKRTAEMARDQAAKNWPELRTPTRLVNGSTLVVTGLGEIGLETARLARALGMKVSGTKRNLEAIDGIDTVTDTAGLPALVATADAVVNTLPGTPYTEKMLNAEVFAAMKPGTVFVNVGRGTVVDEDALLAALENGQVSYACLDVFAVEPLPETSPLWNHPRVMVSPHTSALSDAENRLIAERFIDNLASFQAGEPLLHVVDPVHFY from the coding sequence ATGATGAACACCATGACACCTCAGAATCTCACCGTCGCGATTGCCGTTCCGCTTGAAGCCGAGCATGTCGAGAGCATCCGGGCCGCGCACCCGTCCGTCACCGTCCTGTATGAGCCGGAGCTGCTTCCGCCGGAGCGTTTCCCGGCCGACCACTCCGGCGATCCCGCCTTCCGCCGGACCCCCGCGCAGGAGGAACGGTACTGGGAAATGCTGCACAGCGCGGATGTCCTGTACGGCTTACCCAACGAGAGCCCGGCCGGTCTGGCCAAGATTGCCGGCAGTGAAAAGCTGCAGTGGATCCAGGCCATGGCCGCCGGAGCCGGCGGAGCCGTCAAGGCCGCCAAGCTGGAGCCCGAAGCCCTGGAGCGGATCACGGTCACCACGGCGGCCGGCGTGCACTCGCTGCCTTTGGCCGAGTTTGCCGTCATGGGCATCCTGAACGGCTTCAAGCGCACGGCCGAGATGGCCCGGGACCAGGCCGCCAAGAACTGGCCGGAACTGCGCACGCCCACCCGCCTAGTCAATGGGTCCACCCTGGTGGTCACGGGCCTGGGCGAGATCGGCCTCGAGACTGCCCGGCTGGCCCGCGCCCTGGGCATGAAGGTCAGCGGCACCAAGCGGAACCTCGAGGCCATCGACGGCATCGACACCGTGACGGACACGGCCGGGCTGCCCGCGCTTGTGGCCACGGCCGACGCCGTCGTCAACACCCTGCCGGGCACCCCGTACACAGAGAAAATGCTCAACGCCGAGGTCTTCGCCGCCATGAAGCCCGGCACCGTGTTCGTGAACGTGGGCCGCGGCACCGTGGTGGACGAGGACGCACTGCTGGCGGCCCTGGAGAACGGCCAGGTGTCCTACGCCTGCCTCGACGTCTTCGCCGTGGAGCCGCTGCCGGAGACCAGCCCGCTGTGGAACCACCCGCGCGTCATGGTCTCACCGCACACCTCCGCCCTGAGCGACGCCGAAAACCGCCTCATCGCCGAGCGGTTCATCGACAACCTCGCCAGCTTCCAGGCCGGGGAACCACTGCTGCACGTGGTGGACCCCGTGCACTTCTACTAG
- a CDS encoding peroxiredoxin: MNDAGTHRSPGVGDTAPDFELANQFGEPISLAALRGSTVVLVFYPFAFSGICTGELCELRDNFGQFAAPDVRLLAVSVDSKYTLRAYAQAEGYSFDLLADFWPHGAVSRAYGAFDADRGMAVRSTFVIDASGVIKDAFTTPTGQARPLERYRQALAAL; the protein is encoded by the coding sequence ATGAACGACGCCGGCACGCACCGGAGCCCGGGGGTGGGGGACACTGCTCCCGACTTTGAGCTGGCCAACCAGTTTGGTGAGCCCATCTCCCTGGCGGCGCTGCGAGGCTCCACGGTGGTGTTGGTGTTCTACCCATTCGCCTTCTCCGGCATTTGCACCGGTGAGCTGTGCGAGTTGCGGGACAATTTCGGCCAATTTGCCGCACCCGATGTTCGGCTGCTGGCGGTGTCGGTGGACAGCAAGTACACCCTGCGCGCCTACGCGCAGGCCGAGGGGTATTCCTTTGACCTGCTGGCCGACTTTTGGCCGCATGGTGCGGTGTCCCGTGCCTACGGCGCTTTCGACGCCGACCGCGGCATGGCAGTCCGGAGCACCTTCGTGATCGATGCCTCCGGTGTCATCAAGGACGCATTCACCACGCCCACCGGCCAGGCCCGGCCCCTGGAACGGTACCGGCAGGCGTTGGCGGCGCTGTAA